One genomic window of Gossypium hirsutum isolate 1008001.06 chromosome D11, Gossypium_hirsutum_v2.1, whole genome shotgun sequence includes the following:
- the LOC107911624 gene encoding uncharacterized protein: MGFSEMGNGCKDHPNHQQKQGVCASCLRERLSRLCSASYTETNSTLFLSCSSSLSFSPAPDYSSPSSSTSASPDARHRKRNGSGVTSIMKPVSSSSSSSSSFMLKFGSTKGLKKSRSTACVARTLDDEELKNGKNKKKGFWSRLLSFKGKKNVLSHSMSMRLMIGRVN, translated from the coding sequence aTGGGTTTCTCTGAAATGGGCAATGGATGCAAGGATcacccaaatcatcaacaaaagcaAGGGGTTTGCGCTTCATGTTTAAGAGAAAGGTTATCTCGCCTTTGTTCAGCTTCATACACAGAAACTAATTCAACGCTTTTCCTTTCTTGCTCTTCTTCACTCTCCTTTTCTCCTGCGCCTGACTACTCTTCGCCTTCATCTTCGACCTCGGCCTCCCCTGACGCTCGACATCGTAAGCGGAACGGTTCTGGCGTGACGTCAATCATGAAGCCGGTGTCGTCGTCGTCGTCTTCGTCTTCGTCTTTTATGTTAAAGTTTGGTAGTACCAAAGGTTTGAAGAAGAGTAGATCGACTGCTTGTGTAGCAAGGACCTTGGATGATGAAGAACTCAAGAATGGGAAGAATAAGAAGAAAGGGTTTTGGTCTAGGTTGCTGAGTTTCAAAGGGAAGAAGAATGTTCTCTCGCATTCAATGAGTATGAGATTAATGATTGGAAGAGTGAATTGA
- the LOC107911626 gene encoding uncharacterized protein DDB_G0284459 translates to MSFSETKQEMGKHEDSNKRSNAMVLGKVTDIHTEVAAVKDSLTDAIEELKNKERCIESLKKEVAKTKELEDKLAEKEASFCKLKEELNKVKSFESEAMQLLSEGKKRIQELEEEVERRKGSEKKLHDSLLAQTKELEKTKVSLDECKQEIKSLIQNIEKLESSSDVASQCSTGDEEQNSLVEALESELQSTREKLGRAQDNERFALLKAKNLAEEVKKLQSELKTTIEAEENNKKAMDDFAVALKEVITEANQAKEKLMSTTSELETTKGQVEELKVKLKKVEEQYKEAKKETDRCKIVSERLRLEAEETLIAWNEKEMGFIECIKKAEYERNAALEDSKKSKEENHKLKDIMIQALNEANATKQEISQLKDTIAQKEAALKLLSQENERLKLKEASVCENTKKSREPAPSPIPAQRAATTTLLSSWSSSAAAPTQPAAATIPLPSSSAPVPTQSPSRSAPTTIPSSSSSATTTSTSSQSSSTTATPSPTQSAATTTSSQSSSAVATPAPAQPASQLAATTTSSPSVAPPEPTQSATTVVPAQSSSQIASTIAPSSSSSVATPTQSATTEVPAQSSSQIASTIAPSSSSSVATPTPTPTPPTQSSSQSTTTATPLRSSSPSPAPASPVPATTTPVITRGMTMKDLLELEDMGELMNPKPTDSSSTTPYSVKDLRKMEDQEEAMKLKSTDSTQHKENKDYDKEHTKKSRHIKTNSSCLIIKFPYKNKYPEEEPKVQLKDSDEDSDSDYFDPLKGSIFDVAETPKSEAVQNHHSKKPSLYVADDESMCGEEFHHFDSSHFDEETDKFPKKKRALFSRFSDLIGMRNFYKKEQPPLDQ, encoded by the coding sequence ATGAGTTTTTCAGAGACAAAACAAGAAATGGGGAAACATGAAGACTCCAACAAGAGATCGAACGCAATGGTATTAGGGAAAGTTACAGACATTCATACAGAAGTTGCAGCAGTAAAAGACTCGTTAACGGATGCCATTGAAGAGTTGAAGAACAAGGAAAGGTGCATTGAATCCTTGAAAAAGGAGGTTGCAAAGACTAAAGAGTTAGAGGATAAATTGGCGGAGAAAGAAGCATCATTTTGCAAGTTGAAAGAAGAGTTGAATAAGGTGAAATCGTTCGAGTCGGAAGCGATGCAATTGTTGTCGGAAGGCAAAAAAAGAATCCAAGAACTGGAAGAAGAAGTTGAGAGAAGGAAAGGGTCGGAAAAAAAGTTGCATGATTCGCTGTTAGCTCAGACCAAAGAGTTGGAAAAAACCAAGGTTTCATTGGATGAATGTAAGCAAGAAATCAAGTCATTGATCCAAAATATAGAGAAATTAGAGAGTTCGTCCGATGTTGCCTCGCAGTGTTCAACAGGTGATGAAGAACAAAATTCATTGGTGGAAGCCCTTGAATCTGAGCTGCAATCGACTCGAGAAAAGTTGGGGCGAGCCCAAGATAACGAAAGGTTTGCTTTGTTGAAAGCTAAGAAtctagctgaggaagtgaagaaGTTGCAAAGTGAATTGAAAACCACTATTGAAGCGGAGGAAAACAACAAGAAAGCCATGGATGATTTCGCTGTGGCGTTGAAAGAAGTTATAACCGAGGCTAACCAAGCTAAAGAAAAGCTCATGTCAACGACGAGTGAACTTGAGAcaacgaaagggcaagttgaagAACTGAAGGTGAAGTTGAAGAAGGTTGAGGAACAATATAAAGAAGCCAAGAAAGAAACGGATCGGTGTAAGATTGTTTCGGAGAGATTAAGATTAGAAGCTGAAGAAACCTTGATTGCATGGAATGAAAAAGAGATGGGGTTCATTGAGTGTATTAAGAAGGCTGAATATGAAAGGAATGCTGCTCTAGAAGACAGTAAAAAATCCAAAGAAGAAAATCATAAACTAAAGGACATAATGATACAGGCTTTAAATGAAGCAAATGCAACTAAACAAGAAATTTCCCAACTCAAAGACACCATTGCCCAAAAAGAAGCAGCTTTGAAACTCCTTTCCCAAGAAAACGAAAGGCTTAAGCTCAAGGAAGCATCGGTTTGTGAGAATACAAAGAAAAGCCGAGAACCCGCCCCATCACCAATACCAGCACAACGGGCGGCTACAACGACACTATTATCATCGTGGTCGTCGTCTGCAGCAGCACCAACACAACCAGCAGCTGCAACGATACCACTACCATCATCATCTGCACCAGTACCAACACAATCACCATCACGATCAGCACCTACAACcataccatcatcatcatcatctgcaaCAACAACATCAACATCATCACAATCATCATCTACAACAGCAACACCATCTCCAACACAATCAGCGGCTACAACGACATCATCACAATCATCATCTGCAGTAGCAACACCAGCACCAGCACAACCAGCATCACAATTAGCAGCTACAACGACATCATCACCATCGGTAGCACCACCAGAACCAACACAATCAGCAACAACAGTAGTGCCAGCACAATCATCATCACAAATAGCATCTACGATAGCACCATCATCGTCATCGTCGGTAGCAACACCAACACAATCAGCAACAACAGAAGTGCCAGCACAATCATCATCACAAATAGCATCTACGATAGCACCATCATCGTCATCGTCGGTAGCAACACCGACACCGACACCAACACCACCAACACAATCATCATCACAATCAACAACTACAGCGACACCATTACGATCATCGTCGCCATCCCCAGCACCAGCATCACCAGTACCAGCAACGACAACTCCGGTAATAACAAGGGGGATGACAATGAAGGATCTTCTGGAACTAGAGGATATGGGAGAGCTTATGAATCCAAAGCCAACGGATTCAAGTTCAACAACACCTTATAGTGTCAAAGATCTTAGGAAAATGGAGGATCAAGAGGAAGCTATGAAACTAAAATCAACCGATTCAACACAGCATAAGGAAAATAAAGATTATGATAAAGAACATACTAAGAAATCAAGGCATATTAAAACCAACAGCTCTTGTTTGATTATAAAGTTCCCATACAAAAACAAGTACCCAGAAGAAGAGCCCAAAGTCCAATTAAAAGACAGTGATGAGGATTCAGACTCTGATTACTTTGACCCGCTTAAGGGCTCAATTTTCGACGTAGCTGAAACCCCCAAAAGTGAAGCAGTGCAAAACCATCATTCGAAAAAGCCTTCACTCTATGTCGCTGATGATGAATCAATGTGCGGTGAGGAGTTCCATCACTTTGATTCAAGCCATTTCGACGAAGAAACTGATAAATtcccaaaaaagaaaagagcatTGTTTTCGAGGTTTAGTGATCTTATAGGAATGAGAAATTTTTACAAGAAAGAACAACCACCTTTAGATCAATAA
- the LOC107911627 gene encoding serine/threonine-protein kinase SAPK2 isoform X2, with protein MDRYEILKDIGSGNFGVAKLVREKWSGDLYAVKYIERGPKIDEHVQREIMNHRSLKHPNIIKFKEVLLTPTHLAIVMEYAAGGELFERICNAGRFSEDEARFFFQQLISGVCYCHAMQICHRDLKLENTLLDGSTAPRLKICDFGYSKSSVFHSQPKSTVGTPAYIAPEVLSRKQYDGKIADVWSCGVTLYVMLVGAYPFEDPEDPKNFRKTIQRILSVHYSIPDYVRVSKECKHLLSRIFVAEPEKRISIPEIKQHPWFLKNLPIEFVEGENGYMENEEESQSIEEILSIRDEARKGGDGPKVGSQLLGGSMDLDDDDIDCDADIDDLETSGDFVCALRV; from the exons ATGGATCGTTATGAGATACTGAAAGATATTGGGTCTGGGAACTTTGGTGTTGCAAAGCTGGTTAGGGAAAAATGGAGTGGCGACCTTTATGCTGTCAAGTATATTGAAAGAGGACCCAAG ATAGATGAACATGTGCAGAGGGAGATTATGAACCATAGGTCTTTGAAGCatccaaatataattaaattcaaagag gtgCTGTTAACACCAACCCATCTTGCCATAGTCATGGAATATGCAGCTGGAGGAGAACTTTTTGAAAGGATATGCAATGCTGGTAGATTTAGTGAGGATGAG GCAAGGTTTTTCTTTCAGCAACTGATATCAGGAGTGTGTTATTGCCATGCAATG CAAATTTGTCATAGAGATCTTAAGCTGGAAAACACGCTGTTAGATGGGAGCACTGCGCCGAGACTCAAAATATGCGACTTTGGCTACTCTAAG TCAAGTGTGTTTCATTCCCAACCCAAATCTACTGTAGGAACCCCAGCCTACATTGCACCAGAGGTCTTGTCTAGGAAACAATATGATGGGAAG ATTGCAGATGTTTGGTCTTGTGGGGTTACTTTGTATGTCATGTTGGTTGGGGCTTATCCTTTTGAAGATCCTGAAGATCCAAAAAATTTCAGAAAAACAATTCAG CGGATTCTGAGTGTCCACTATTCAATTCCTGATTACGTTCGAGTTTCCAAGGAGTGTAAACATCTGCTGTCGAGGATTTTCGTAGCGGAACCCGAAAAG AGAATAAGCATACCAGAAATCAAGCAGCATCCCTGGTTTCTAAAGAACTTGCCAATAGAGTTCGTGGAAGGAGAAAATGGGTACATGGAAAATGAAGAAGAATCACAGAGTATTGAAGAAATATTGTCTATAAGAGATGAAGCAAGGAAGGGTGGTGATGGTCCAAAAGTTGGTAGTCAATTACTTGGTGGAAGCATGGATCTTGATGATGATGACATTGATTGTGATGCGGACATCGATGATTTAGAAACAAGTGGCGATTTTGTTTGTGCATTACGAGTTTGA
- the LOC107911627 gene encoding serine/threonine-protein kinase SAPK2 isoform X1 — translation MDRYEILKDIGSGNFGVAKLVREKWSGDLYAVKYIERGPKIDEHVQREIMNHRSLKHPNIIKFKEVLLTPTHLAIVMEYAAGGELFERICNAGRFSEDEARFFFQQLISGVCYCHAMVYILILKIVFHFLPIISYLNRDFSPLFIQQICHRDLKLENTLLDGSTAPRLKICDFGYSKSSVFHSQPKSTVGTPAYIAPEVLSRKQYDGKIADVWSCGVTLYVMLVGAYPFEDPEDPKNFRKTIQRILSVHYSIPDYVRVSKECKHLLSRIFVAEPEKRISIPEIKQHPWFLKNLPIEFVEGENGYMENEEESQSIEEILSIRDEARKGGDGPKVGSQLLGGSMDLDDDDIDCDADIDDLETSGDFVCALRV, via the exons ATGGATCGTTATGAGATACTGAAAGATATTGGGTCTGGGAACTTTGGTGTTGCAAAGCTGGTTAGGGAAAAATGGAGTGGCGACCTTTATGCTGTCAAGTATATTGAAAGAGGACCCAAG ATAGATGAACATGTGCAGAGGGAGATTATGAACCATAGGTCTTTGAAGCatccaaatataattaaattcaaagag gtgCTGTTAACACCAACCCATCTTGCCATAGTCATGGAATATGCAGCTGGAGGAGAACTTTTTGAAAGGATATGCAATGCTGGTAGATTTAGTGAGGATGAG GCAAGGTTTTTCTTTCAGCAACTGATATCAGGAGTGTGTTATTGCCATGCAATGGTATATATACTAATTCTGAAAATAGTTTTCCATTTTTTGCCTATCATATCTTATCTAAATCGAGATTTTTCACCCCTTTTTATACAGCAAATTTGTCATAGAGATCTTAAGCTGGAAAACACGCTGTTAGATGGGAGCACTGCGCCGAGACTCAAAATATGCGACTTTGGCTACTCTAAG TCAAGTGTGTTTCATTCCCAACCCAAATCTACTGTAGGAACCCCAGCCTACATTGCACCAGAGGTCTTGTCTAGGAAACAATATGATGGGAAG ATTGCAGATGTTTGGTCTTGTGGGGTTACTTTGTATGTCATGTTGGTTGGGGCTTATCCTTTTGAAGATCCTGAAGATCCAAAAAATTTCAGAAAAACAATTCAG CGGATTCTGAGTGTCCACTATTCAATTCCTGATTACGTTCGAGTTTCCAAGGAGTGTAAACATCTGCTGTCGAGGATTTTCGTAGCGGAACCCGAAAAG AGAATAAGCATACCAGAAATCAAGCAGCATCCCTGGTTTCTAAAGAACTTGCCAATAGAGTTCGTGGAAGGAGAAAATGGGTACATGGAAAATGAAGAAGAATCACAGAGTATTGAAGAAATATTGTCTATAAGAGATGAAGCAAGGAAGGGTGGTGATGGTCCAAAAGTTGGTAGTCAATTACTTGGTGGAAGCATGGATCTTGATGATGATGACATTGATTGTGATGCGGACATCGATGATTTAGAAACAAGTGGCGATTTTGTTTGTGCATTACGAGTTTGA